A region of the Geomonas subterranea genome:
CATCATCGATTCCGGCGCCGTCGCCACCGTGCGCCTCACGGAGATCTTCCGGCAGGCCGCGGGCTCCAGGATCATCGTCAACGCCCACCGCATCAACCGGGGCGAGCTCCCCCTGCGGGACGAGGGGAAGGAACTGGCCGACTTCTACTTCATCCCCGCCGCCACCGCCGACGACATCCACGGCAAGCTGCTCCAGGTGATCACGGAGCGGATCCCCAAGCGTTTCGGTTTCGATCCCGTGCGCGACATCCAGGTGCTCACCCCCATGAACCGCGGCGGGCTCGGCACCGGTTCGTTGAACGCGGAACTGCAGGGGGTGCTAAACGGCAAGGCGGAACCCCGCGTGACCCGCTTCGGCACCGGTTTCGCGCCGGGGGACAAGGTGATCCAGACCGTGAACAACTACGAGAAGGAAGTCTTCAACGGCGACATCGGCCGGATCGTCGAGGTGCGCCAGGAGGAGGGGACGCTCAGCGTCGATTTCGACGAGCGGCTGGTGGAATACCAGTTCGGCGAACTGGACGAGGTGAGCCTCGCCTACGCCACCAGCATCCACAAGAGCCAGGGTTCCGAATACACCGCCGTGGTGATCCCCCTGTCCATGCAGCACTACACCATGCTGGAGCGCAACCTGATCTACACCGCCGTGACCCGGGGTAAGAAGCTCGTGGTGGTGATCGGCGAGCCCAAGGCGCTCGCCATGGCGGTGCGTACCAGCAAGTCGCAGCGCAGGATGACCGACCTGGCGCGCAGGATCTGCAGCGCCCCCGCTGAATAAGGCGAACGTTCAAGAGGAGGAAGCGATGAAGACCATCGGCATGATTGGCGGGCTCGGCCCGGAGTCCACCGTCGACTATTACCAGTGCATCATCGGGGCGTTCCGTGTGCCGGGTAGCCTGGCCGCGCCGGAGATGGTGATCTACAGCGTGAGCCTGCAGGAGGTGATGGACCTGGCCGCCGGACGCGAGTGGAACCACCTGGTCTACCTCCTGGTGCAGAAGGTGAGGGCGCTGCACAAGGCCGGCGCCGACTTCGCCATCATCACCGCGAACACGCCGCACGTCGTCTTCGACGAGATTCAGCAGAAGTCCCCCATCCCGCTCATCAGCATCGTTACCGCCACCTGCGACCGGGCGAAGGAGCTGGGGGTTAAGAGGGTCGGCCTGTTGGGGACGAAGTTCACCATGGAAGAGAACTTCTTCGCTCCTCCCTTCGCGGCGGCGGGGATCACTGTCGCGGTCCCCTCTGCCGGCGACCAGCGCTACATTCACGACAAGCTGATGACGGAGATCGAACTGGGGATCATCAAGGACGACACGAGAAAAGGGCTGATCGACATAATCGGGCGTCTGGTGCTGCAGGAAAAGGTGGAGGCGATCATCCTTGGCTGCACCGAGCTGCCGCTGATACTAAAGGACGGCGACTTCGACACGACCTTTCTCAATACCACGGCGATCCATGTCGAAAGCGTGGTGAGGTATTGCAGGGAAGGGAGGACGTGGTAAAAGGAGCAGGGCTGAATTAAGCATAGGGGGAAGTATGAAGATATTGATGATCCTGGCGCTGGTTCTCATCGCGTCGACCTCGTTCGCCGGGGAGAAGAAAAAGGCGGCCAAGGAGGCGCCGAACTCGCGATCGCTGCAGGAGAAGTGGGATGCGGACGCCTCGCTGCTGAAGCTCGACTGCAACGACAGCATGTGCGCCTACGGCGTCAAGGGGTCCGCGCAGATCGTCGACGCCGACAGCAACATCCGCTCGGCGTGGGTCGCCTTTCTCTATACCGACGAGGGGCGCAAGGGGCTGTCGGGTGCGCTGAAAGGGAGCTATTACAGCAAGGAAAAGTGGAATATCAACTGCAACGACGCGACCATGAACGTCTCCTCGGTGAACTACTACGACGCCAAGGGGAGTCCGGTCAGCTCCTACGGCAACGACGAGCGGTGGAGCGACATCGTCCCCGGCAGCTTCGGCGAGACCGTCGCCGCCATAGTCTGCACCCTGGAGGATGACGGGGACGAGCAGGACAATTCCGGCGCAGTGCCGGGAGAGTCGCCCCCCCAGGAAGGCACCCCCTTGTAAGCCATGAGCCCCCTCACCGGCATATCCCGCGCAAAGGTGCTGCTTCGGGCGCTGCGCTCCCGCAATTACCGCCTTTTCGTGGCGGGGCAGAGCGTCTCGCTGGTCGGTACCTGGATGCAGCAGGTCGCCATGAGCTGGCTCGTGTACCGGATGACCGACTCCGCGGTGCTCCTGGGGGTGGTCGGCTTCACCAGCCAGGTCCCCACCTTCATCTTCGCGCCGGTGGCGGGGGTCTTCGCGGACCGCTGCAACCGGCGCCGGCTTTTGATGCTGACCCAGGCGCTGGCCATGGTCCAGGCGGCGCTTCTGGCTGCGTCGGTGATGCTGGGGGTGGTCCAGGTCTGGCACATCGTGCTGCTCAGCCTGGTTTTGGGGGTGGTGAACGCCTTCGACATACCGGTCCGCCAGTCCTTCGTGGTCGAGATGGTGACCGAGCGTGAAGATCTCGGCAACGCCATCGCCCTCAACTCATCCATGGTCAATGCCGCCCGCCTGATCGGCCCGACCGTCGCCGGTCTGCTGGTCGCCACGGTCGGGGAAGGGATCTGCTTTCTCTTGAACAGCGCCAGCTATCTGGCCGTCCTTCTCGCCCTGGCCGCCATGCGCATCGAGCCCCGCCCGGGGAGGGAAAAGCCCCGGCGCCGCATCTACCATGAGCTCAAGGAAGGTTTCATCTACGCCTTCGGCTTCGGGCCGATCCGCAGCATCCTGTTGCTGGTCGCGCTGATGAGCCTTACCGGAATGCCGTACACCGTGCTGGTCCCCGTTTTCGCCAAGGATATCCTGCACGGCGGCGCCCACACCTTCGGCTTTCTGATGACCGCCGCCGGATGCGGCGCCCTGGTCGGCACCATCTACCTTGCCTCCCGCGGCACCGTTTTGGGCCTCGGCAAGGTGATAGTCCTCTCCACCTGCCTGTTCTCCGTCGGGGTCGCCGTCTTCGCCATCTCGAGCAGCATGGCGCTTTCCCTCGCCGCCCTGGTCGTGGCGGGGTTTGGCGCCATGACCCTGGTGGCGTCCTGCAACACCATCCTGCAGACCATCCTGGAGGAGGACAAGCGGGGGAGGGTGATGAGTTTCTTCACCATGGCCTTCATGGGTATGGCCCCCTTCGGCAGCCTCGGAGCCGGTGCCATGACCAAGGTCGTCGGCCCGCGGGTAACCCTGGTCATCGGGGCCTGCTGCTGCCTTGCCGGAGCGTTTGTCTTTGCCAGGAACCTCCCCCGCATCAGGCAGATGGTCCGCCCCATCTACGCGCGGATGGGAATCGTGAAAGAGGTCGCCCAGGGGATGGAAACCGCGGCGGAGCAGCCGCAACTGCCCAAGGAGAAGGAGTGACCTGCCGCGCAACTTGACCTCGTAGTGTCAATATTGGTACTATACATATGGCCAGCGTAGTGGACATCATCGAAAGGCTTCGACGCGCGCCCGAAGCCGTGCGTTTCGCGGAGCTTTGCAGAGTCTGCGAGCACTACTTCGGGGAACCCCGCAGGAGAGGGGGGAGCCACCAGGTCTACAAGACCCCGTGGACCGGCGACCCGCGGGTGAACATCCAGAATTCCAACGGGTACGCGAAGGCGTACCAGGTGAAGCAGGTGCTGAAGGCGATTGAGCGGTTGGAGGTGGAACGTGGCAGAACTGACCGATAAATATACTTACAGAATCACGTGGTCGGAGGACGATGAAGAATTCGTGGGACTGTGCGCCGAGTTCCCAAGCTTGAGCTGGCTTGATAAGAGCCCCGAAGCGGCACTCAAAGGCATACGTGAACTCGTCGGCGACATCATCGTCGACATGAGCGGCGCCGGAGAGGCCGTTCCCGAACCTATCGCGGCCAGAAACTTCAGCGGGAGATTCGTGGTGCGCGTCCCTCCCGAGGTGCACCGGCAACTGGCGATTCAGGCCGCAGAAGCGGGGGTGAGCCTGAACCGGCTGGCCAGCGCCAAGCTCAGTCATTAAGGAACCATGATAGATTTTCTTACCGCAGGTTTTGTCCTTGGATGCTCGGCGGGGTTCTCGCCGGGGCCGCTTCTGATGCTGGTCATCTCCGAGACGCTCACCCACGGCACCCGCTCCGGGGTGCGGGTGGCGCTCTCCCCCATCATCACCGATTTCCCCATCATCGCCGCCACCCTGCTTCTGTTGATGAACCTCTCGGGGTATCACGGCATCCTCGGGGCCCTGTCGCTGGCGGGCGGCCTCTTCATCCTCTACACCGGCTACCACTCCCTGCGGGCACGGCCGGTCGAGCTGGAACTCCCCAAGGAGCCCCCGAAGTCGCTGCGCAAAGGCGTGCTCACCAACTTCCTCAGCCCGCACCCCTACCTGTTCTGGATCACCGTGGGGGCGCCCCTTTTGAGCCGGGCGCTCAAGGCCGGTCCCGCCGCCTTTGTCGCCTTCATCGGGAGCTTCTACCTCTGCCTCATCGGCGCCAAGATCATCCTCGCCGTCGCGGTGGGGAGATCGCGGGCCTTCATGGGGAGCACCGTTTACCTCTGGATCATGCGGATCCTCGGCGCGCTTTTGACTTTTTTCGCGCTGCTCTTGTTCCGGGAGGGGCTCAAGCTGTTGGGGGTAGGGTAGGAGGAGGGCGCGAGTCCCCCCTCAGGTGTGCTCTATTTCCACCACGTCGATCTGCAGCACGATCTCTTCACCCGCCAGTTGCGGGTTGCGGTCCAGGCTGACCCCCTTGTCGGTGCTGACGAAGCTGAACTCATCCGTGGTCCCCTGGTCCACCACCTCCTGCTGCATCTCGGTCGCGCTCCCGCCGATGGGGGCGGACTCGCGGGAGAAGCGGGACACGGCGGAGGGGTCCCTGCGCCCGTAGGCCTTGTCCGGCGGCACGGTGACCCGCTTCGATTCTCCCGCCGACATCCCCTCCAGCGCCTCCTCCAGCCCCCGCATCACCCTGCCCAACCCCACCGTGACCCGCAACGGGTCTCCTCCCGCCGTCGATTCGACCACCGCCCCGTTCTTGCGCAGCGCCGTGTAATGGACCTGCACCGTACTGCCGTACTTTACCGTTGGCATGTGCCACCTCCGTTGACGCTCTCTCTCACCTGCCGCCAGCCGTCCTTCAGTCGCACCCCGAGAAGCGGTCCACCTCCACGTTCTCCAGCAGGCGCCCCAGGTAGCGGGACTTCAGCTGTTCGCTGGCCATGAGCCTCTTGACGGGGGGCATCCTGAGTATGGCCCCGAGTATCGCCGCCATGGCGCGGTGGCTCAGGTAGGCCTGGTTGTCGAAGATGAGGTTTTGCAGCTTGCCGCGCTCGATCGCCATGAGCACCAGGCGATGGGCCGTGTTCACCGGCGTCAGGATGCGCCTCGCGCGGGGTTCCAGGCGCACGGCCCCGGCGGGACAGACCCGCGCGCAGATCCCGCACCCCAGGCAGAAATCTGTGGCGGCCCGCGCCTTGCGTCCGCCCCCCTCCCGACCTCCCCTTCCGGGGGAGGAGCTGTAGGTCGGACATCCCCGCCCCCGGAGGGGGAGGGTCAGGGAGGGGGGACGGCCCCTCGTCGGTGTCCATCGTGATGGCGTCCACCGGGCAGATGGCGGCGCACGTGCCGCAGCCCGTGCAGCGGTGGCTGGCCGTGGTCTGGACAAAGTTGGTGCTGTACATGGCGTTGGAGATGGCCAGCCTGCGGGTGGCGATGAGCCCTTCGCAGCAGCAGCGGCAGCAGTTGCAGATGAAGTTGACACGCTTCTGAACGTTGTCCGCGCACTGCACAAGGTTCAGGTCGCGCGCTTTTTGCAGCAGATCGAGCCCCTCGACGCTGTCCACCCGGCGCGCCACGCCGCGTCGCAGCAGCGATTGCGCCGCGAGGTTCAGGGTCATGCAGATGTCCAGCGGCGCCCCGCAGCCCCGGTCCAGCTGGGCCATCTTGTGCCGGCAGTAGCAAAGCCCCACCGCGATGTCGCTCGCGCTCTTGATCACCTCGCTCGCCCGCTCGTAATCGAGCACCAGGCAGGCCTTCTCGTCGGGGACCGCCTCCTCGTTCACCAGCACCCGCCCAAGCGAGGTCTCGCCGCCGGCAAAGAGGTCGCGGATGAAGGCGTCCTCGACGTTTATGTAGTGGAAAAAGAGCCGGGCCAGCTCCTTCTGGTCCAGGTCCGGACGCCGCCGCATCAGCGAGAACTCGAAGAATCCGGCCATCGGTGGAGGGAGGATGTAGATCGTCCTGCCGCCGCGCTCGATGTCGAGGAGCAGCGAACGCGAGGCGAGCTGTTCGAGCAGGATGCGCGCGTCGTTGGTGGCGACCTTCCAGATCCTTGCCGCCCTCGCCGCAGAAAAGGGGCGCAGCGGCAGCTGGCTCATGAGCGCCGCCTCCCGCTCGCTGCACAGGATGGAAAGGATCCTGAGCAGGAGCTCCGACTCCGGCGCCCCTTGCGGGAACTTGTTCACCCGCCGCATCAGGCGGTGGTAGCCGTCGTTTGGTCGCTCGCCCGGCATGTGAGGCCCCTTTTATTAGGAAAAAGACAATGTGCCAGTATAGCAGTCCGCCAAGGGCAGGCAACCACCGCTTGGAGCCGCCCGCATCCGGGAGATCCGGCCCTCGCCGTTTCGTTTATCCTGATGCCGCTAATTAAAGATCCCCCCCGCTGCGCCGAAAAAGAATAGAGCGACCGATGCGTTTCCGTCCCCGTGGTGGTCGAGGAGCCCTCCCTGACGATGAAGAAATTGACCCTGACAACGAAGATGAGCCTCATGGTGTCCCTTTTGGTGGCGCTGGTGCTCTCGTTGATGACGCTGTGCGCGGCGTGGTTCCTCGAAAAGCAGTACCAGGATACCGTGTCGGAGCAGCAGTTCTCCATGGTCAGCTCCATGGCCGGGGAGATCGACAGCAAGATGCGTCAGACCCAGCTCCAGCTCGTGGCCCTCGCCGACAGCATCCCGCACCGGCTCTTCACCAGCCCCCTGCTGGCCCAGCGCTTCCTGGAACAGCGCCCCGAGGCACTGGCGCTCTTCGACAGCGACATCTTCATCTTCGACGCCACGGGAAAGCTCCTCGCGGTCAATCCCCCGGAAAAGCAGCTGATCGGCAGGGATTACTCCTTCCGCGACTATTACCGGGAGGCGGCCCGCGACAAGAAGCCCGTCATTTCCGACCCTTTCATCTCAACCCAGGCCCACGGTCACCCAACGGTCGCCTTCGTGGTCCCGGTGCTGGACGGGCGGGGCGACATCCTCGGGATGATCGGCGGCATGATCGACCTGTACAAGGACAACTACCTGGGCAAGCTCTCCCACGCCCGGATAGGGGAGAACGGCTACCTCTACCTGTTCAACACGCGGCGCATCATCATCGCCCACCCGGACCAGCAACGCATCCTGAAGCACGATCTCCCGCCGGGGGGAAATCCCCTGCTGGACCGTGCCCTGGCCGGTTTCGAGGGGGCCGGCGAGACGGTCACCTCGCGCGGGTTGCCTGCGGTGGCCGCCTTCAAGCGCCTCAAGAGCACGGGGTGGATCCTCGCCTCGACCTTCCCGCTCACCGAGGCCTACGCGCCGGTGCGGGAGGCCAAGGTGCTGCTGGCGGCCGGGCTGGTGGCGGCGCTGGCGGGGAGCGTGCTGGTCTGCCTCTTGTTCATGAGGCGGCTGACGGCACCCCTTTCGACCTTCATCCGCCACGTGGAGGGGATCAGCGACGGGGACCAGGAGCTGGAGCCGGTGGCGATACGGACCGGCGACGAGATCGGCACGCTGGCCCGCGCCTTCAACCGCATGATCCTGGAGCTGCGCCGGCAAAAGGAATCGGCGCGCGAACTGCGCCTCGCCATCGACCAGGCGCCGGTGACGGTCATGGTCACCGACCGCAACGGCACCATAGAGTACGTGAATCCCCATTTCACCAAGGTGACCGGCTACAGCGCGGAGGAGGCGCTGGGGGGGACTCCGAGGCTGGTCAAATCGGGATGGCACCGGCGGGCGTTCTACGCGGAGATGTGGCAGACGGTCCTTTCCGGGCGGGTGTGGCGCGGCGAGATGCGCAACAAGCGTAAAAACGGCGACCTGTACTGGGAGAGCGCCTCGATCTCCCCGGTCAAGGACGACAGCGGGACCATCAAGAACCTTGTGGCGGTCAAGGAGGACATCACCGAGAGAAAGCGGGCCGAGGAGGCGCTGATCAGAAGCGACGAGCGGATCCGGCTCCTGCTGGAATCGACGGCGGAGGCGATCTTCGGGATGGACCTCCTCGGAAACTGCACCTTCGCCAACCGCGCCTGCGCCACCCTCCTCGGCTATGCCGGAACGGAGGAGCTGCTGGGCAAGAACATGCACCTGCTCATCCATCACACCGCCGTCGACGGCTCTCCCAACCCGGTGCAGCAATGTCCGCTCTACCGTGTGCTGCGCGGGGAGCAGGGGGTGCACAACGACGACCAGATCTTCTGGCGCGCGGACGGGACCAGCTTCGCCGTCGAGTACTGGTCCTATCCGCAGCTGAGCAACGGGGAACTGGTGGGGGGGGTGGTCACCTTCTTCGACATCACCGAGCGGAAGCGGGCCGAGGAGGAACTGCTCCGCGCGACCGAGGCCGCCGAGGCGGCGACGCGGGCCAAGAGCGAGTTTCTCGCCAACATGAGCCACGAGATCCGCACCCCGATGAACGCGGCCCTGGGGATGCTCTACCTCTTGCGGCAGACGGAGCTCACCGAACAGCAGAAGGAATACCTGGACAAGGCGCAGAGCGCCTCGGGGGTGCTGCTCCGGGTGATCAACGACATCCTCGATTTCTCCAAGATAGAGGCCGGGAAAATGCAGGTGGAGCAGATCCCGTTCCGGGTGGAGAAGGTGCTCTCCGACCTGCGGGACGTGGTGAGCGCCATCCTGCGGGACAAGGAGGTCGAGTTCGTCGTCAATAAAGCCGGCGACATTCCGGAGCTTTTGGTCGGGGACCCCCTCCGGCTGGGGCAGGTGCTGCTCAACCTGACCGGCAACGCCATCAAGTTCACCGAAAAGGGGAAGGTCGAGGTGGACGTGGCGCTGCTGGCACTCGAGGAGGGATGCGCCACCCTGCGCTTTTCCGTCACCGACACCGGCATAGGAATGGGGGCGAAGCAGCGGGAAGGGGTGTTCAAGCCCTTCACCCAGGCCGACACCTCCACCACCCGCAGGTACGGCGGGACCGGGCTGGGGCTCGCCATCTGCCAGGAACTGGTGCAGCTCATGGGGGGGCGGATCTGGGTGGAGAGCGAGCCGGGGCGCGGCAGCACCTTCAGCTTCGTGGCGCGCTTCGGACGGCTGGAGCCGGGGCAGGCGGCACCTCCGGAGCTCCCGGCGCACGATTCCCCCCCGGAGGGGCTCGCGGGGGTGCGCGTGCTCCTCGTGGAGGACAACACGATGAACCAGGAGGTGGCCCGCTTCATCCTCGAGCGCGGCGGTGTGAGGGTCGACGTCGCTCGGGACGGCGCGGAGGCGCTCTCCATGGTGCACGCCGACGGGGCCCGGTACCATGCCGTGCTCATGGACGTGCACATGCCGGTGATGGACGGCCTGGAGGCGACCCGGCGCATGCGGCTCGACCCCGCCCTGGAGCGGCTCCCCATCATCGCCATGACCGCCAGCGCGCTCCCCGGCGAGCGGATCCTCTGCCGGGAGGCCGGCATGAACGACCAGGTGGACAAGCCGATCAACGTCCCCGGGCTCTTCGCCACCCTGAGCCGCTGGGTCGGTCCGCTCCACGGTGCCGCCGGGGCGCCCCCCGAACCGGCGGGGGAGGGGGAGGACGTGCCGCTTCCCGACCACCTGCCGGGGCTCGACCTGAAGCGGGCGAAGTCCGTGCTCCAGGAGAACAGGCTCCTCAAAAAGCTGCTGCTCACTTTCCTGAAGGAAAACGAGGGGCTCGTGCAGCGGATCGCCGCTGCGGCCGGAAAGGGCGACCTCAAGGCGGCACGTCAGATGATCCACACGGTGAAGGGAAGCGCGGGTAACGTGGGGGCCATCTGGCTCGGGAGCGCCGCGGCTTCACTGGAGATCGCCCTGCGGGGAGACGACGCCATGGTGGTGCATGAGACCCTGGAGCGCTTCGCGGAGAAGCTCGCCGAGGTGCTCGGTTCCATCCGGGTGCTGCGGCAGGGGTGGACCGGGCGCGGCGGCGCGGAACCGGGGACGGCGGCCGGGCTCAGCTGCGAGGATCCCCCCCGCGCGGTGGCCCTGGCCGGGATTCTCGCCAGCCTGCTCGAGAGCCAGAACATGAACGCGCTCCCGGTATGGGAGGAGATGCGTTCCCTGCTGGCGGGCGACATCGTGGAGCGCCTGGACCTCACGCTGCAGGGGCTTGATTTCGCCGATGCCGGCGCGGTATTGCAGGAAATCATTCAGGAACTGGAGAACGCATGAACCCAGACCGCAGCGAACAAGGGGCAAGACCCAAGATCCTCATCGTGGACGACACCGCGGCCAACATCGAGGTGCTGTACCAGATCCTCAAGGCCGAATACGACATCCTGTTCGCCAAAAGCGGCACCGACGGCCTGCGCATGGCGCGGGAGCAGATGCCTGACCTGGTGCTCCTGGACGTGATGATGCCGGACATGGACGGCTACGAGGTATGCCGGGTGCTGAAACAGGAGCCGGAGACGGCGCGCATCCCGGTGGTGTTCGTGACGGCGATGGACAACGATGAGGACGAGACACGGGGGCTGGAGCTCGGCGCCATCGACTACCTCACCAAGCCGATCCGCCCCTGCATCGTCCGGGCGCGGGTGCGCAACCACCTGGAGCTGAAGCACCGGGGGGACCTGCTGGAGCAGTTGAGCGCGCAACTGGCGCACAAGAACCGGGAGCTGGAGGTGCTGGTGCGGGAGGATGGGCTTACCGGGATCGCCAACCGGCGCCACTTCGACGAGGCGCTGCGCTGTGAGATCCAGCGGGCCGCGCGCAACGGCCGCAACCTCTCCCTCATCATGTGCGACATCGACCACTTCAAGAGGTTCAACGACCTCTACGGCCATTTCGCCGGTGACAAATGCCTGCAGCTGGTGGGGGAGCTTTTGAAGAAGAGCTTCAAGCGTGCCGGCGAGGTGGTGGCGCGCTACGGCGGCGAGGAGTTCGCCGCCATCCTCCCCGACACCAGCGGCGAGCTGGCGGGGCACCTGGCGGAGCGGCTGCGGCTCGAGCTTTTCGGCCAGGCCCTGCCGCACGCCCAGTCCCCGTCCGGGGTGGTGACCATGAGCCTCGGCGTGACGGGGGGGCTCGTGACGCGGGAGCGGGGCGTGGAGTGGTTCATAACCTCAGCCGACAACGCGCTGTACCGCTCCAAGGAGGGGGGGAGAAACCGGGTCACCGTCTGGGAGGATCAGTAGTCGACCCCCGGCTGCGGCTCGATCTCCTTGCGGTAGGCGTGCTTCACCTCGACCACCTCGCTCACGGTGTCGGCCAGTTCCACCACCAGCGGGTGCGCGTCCCGCCCGGTGAGCACGAGATGCATGAGCGGCGGCTTGCGCGCCAGGATCTCGAGGAGCTGTTCCAGGTCGATCAGCTGCAGTTGCAGGGCGTTGTTGATCTCGTCGAGGATCACCATGTCGAAGGCGCCCGAGCCGATCTTCTCCAGGGAGAGCCGCACGGCGTCCTGCGCGTTGGCCCGGTGCTCGCTCCTCGGGTAGGGGTTGCCCAGGATGCCGCAGAACCCCTTGCCGGTGGTGTGCAGTTCCACCTGGTCGCCCAGAAGCTTCACCCCGTCCCACTCCCCCGCGTACAGGTCCCCCTTCATGAACTGGATGATGCAGACCTTCATGCCGTGCCCGCAGGCGCGCAGCGCCATCCCCAGCGCCGAGGTGGTCTTCCCCTTGCCGTGACCGGTGATGACCACGGTCAGTCCCTTTTTCAGCTTCGGTTCCAGCCTGTGTATCCGCACCGGCGGGCTTCCCTCTTTATTCATGATGCGGCCTCCCCTCGTTTCCTTATCAACAGTCCCGCGACGGCGGGGAGGATCAATGGTGCGCCGCCATCTTCCCGAGAACGCGCCACAACCCCGCCACCCCCATGAGGGCGATGGCGATGCCGGCGGTGCGCAGCATGGCGTTTCTGAGGGCGCCGGAGATGGCGCTCGACGCGGTCCCGAAACCGAGCATGACCGGGACCGTCCCCAGGCCCATGGCGGCCATGGTGGCCGCGCCGGTTGCGGGGCTCCCGGTCCCGGCGGCGATGAGGAGCGGCGCGTAGACCAGGCCGCAGGGGAGCAGGCCGAGCACCAGGCCGAGCGGCAGCGAGGCCAGGGGGGAGGGGGCGGCGAGGGCCCGCCTCACCGGCGCGGCGAGA
Encoded here:
- a CDS encoding surface-adhesin E family protein; translated protein: MKILMILALVLIASTSFAGEKKKAAKEAPNSRSLQEKWDADASLLKLDCNDSMCAYGVKGSAQIVDADSNIRSAWVAFLYTDEGRKGLSGALKGSYYSKEKWNINCNDATMNVSSVNYYDAKGSPVSSYGNDERWSDIVPGSFGETVAAIVCTLEDDGDEQDNSGAVPGESPPQEGTPL
- a CDS encoding LysE family translocator yields the protein MIDFLTAGFVLGCSAGFSPGPLLMLVISETLTHGTRSGVRVALSPIITDFPIIAATLLLLMNLSGYHGILGALSLAGGLFILYTGYHSLRARPVELELPKEPPKSLRKGVLTNFLSPHPYLFWITVGAPLLSRALKAGPAAFVAFIGSFYLCLIGAKIILAVAVGRSRAFMGSTVYLWIMRILGALLTFFALLLFREGLKLLGVG
- a CDS encoding aspartate/glutamate racemase family protein, giving the protein MKTIGMIGGLGPESTVDYYQCIIGAFRVPGSLAAPEMVIYSVSLQEVMDLAAGREWNHLVYLLVQKVRALHKAGADFAIITANTPHVVFDEIQQKSPIPLISIVTATCDRAKELGVKRVGLLGTKFTMEENFFAPPFAAAGITVAVPSAGDQRYIHDKLMTEIELGIIKDDTRKGLIDIIGRLVLQEKVEAIILGCTELPLILKDGDFDTTFLNTTAIHVESVVRYCREGRTW
- a CDS encoding FKBP-type peptidyl-prolyl cis-trans isomerase, giving the protein MPTVKYGSTVQVHYTALRKNGAVVESTAGGDPLRVTVGLGRVMRGLEEALEGMSAGESKRVTVPPDKAYGRRDPSAVSRFSRESAPIGGSATEMQQEVVDQGTTDEFSFVSTDKGVSLDRNPQLAGEEIVLQIDVVEIEHT
- a CDS encoding MFS transporter; protein product: MSPLTGISRAKVLLRALRSRNYRLFVAGQSVSLVGTWMQQVAMSWLVYRMTDSAVLLGVVGFTSQVPTFIFAPVAGVFADRCNRRRLLMLTQALAMVQAALLAASVMLGVVQVWHIVLLSLVLGVVNAFDIPVRQSFVVEMVTEREDLGNAIALNSSMVNAARLIGPTVAGLLVATVGEGICFLLNSASYLAVLLALAAMRIEPRPGREKPRRRIYHELKEGFIYAFGFGPIRSILLLVALMSLTGMPYTVLVPVFAKDILHGGAHTFGFLMTAAGCGALVGTIYLASRGTVLGLGKVIVLSTCLFSVGVAVFAISSSMALSLAALVVAGFGAMTLVASCNTILQTILEEDKRGRVMSFFTMAFMGMAPFGSLGAGAMTKVVGPRVTLVIGACCCLAGAFVFARNLPRIRQMVRPIYARMGIVKEVAQGMETAAEQPQLPKEKE
- a CDS encoding 4Fe-4S binding protein, which translates into the protein MSRPRPATAARAAARAPPSARWTPSRWTPTRGRPPSLTLPLRGRGCPTYSSSPGRGGREGGGRKARAATDFCLGCGICARVCPAGAVRLEPRARRILTPVNTAHRLVLMAIERGKLQNLIFDNQAYLSHRAMAAILGAILRMPPVKRLMASEQLKSRYLGRLLENVEVDRFSGCD
- a CDS encoding diguanylate cyclase codes for the protein MNPDRSEQGARPKILIVDDTAANIEVLYQILKAEYDILFAKSGTDGLRMAREQMPDLVLLDVMMPDMDGYEVCRVLKQEPETARIPVVFVTAMDNDEDETRGLELGAIDYLTKPIRPCIVRARVRNHLELKHRGDLLEQLSAQLAHKNRELEVLVREDGLTGIANRRHFDEALRCEIQRAARNGRNLSLIMCDIDHFKRFNDLYGHFAGDKCLQLVGELLKKSFKRAGEVVARYGGEEFAAILPDTSGELAGHLAERLRLELFGQALPHAQSPSGVVTMSLGVTGGLVTRERGVEWFITSADNALYRSKEGGRNRVTVWEDQ
- a CDS encoding PAS domain S-box protein, coding for MKKLTLTTKMSLMVSLLVALVLSLMTLCAAWFLEKQYQDTVSEQQFSMVSSMAGEIDSKMRQTQLQLVALADSIPHRLFTSPLLAQRFLEQRPEALALFDSDIFIFDATGKLLAVNPPEKQLIGRDYSFRDYYREAARDKKPVISDPFISTQAHGHPTVAFVVPVLDGRGDILGMIGGMIDLYKDNYLGKLSHARIGENGYLYLFNTRRIIIAHPDQQRILKHDLPPGGNPLLDRALAGFEGAGETVTSRGLPAVAAFKRLKSTGWILASTFPLTEAYAPVREAKVLLAAGLVAALAGSVLVCLLFMRRLTAPLSTFIRHVEGISDGDQELEPVAIRTGDEIGTLARAFNRMILELRRQKESARELRLAIDQAPVTVMVTDRNGTIEYVNPHFTKVTGYSAEEALGGTPRLVKSGWHRRAFYAEMWQTVLSGRVWRGEMRNKRKNGDLYWESASISPVKDDSGTIKNLVAVKEDITERKRAEEALIRSDERIRLLLESTAEAIFGMDLLGNCTFANRACATLLGYAGTEELLGKNMHLLIHHTAVDGSPNPVQQCPLYRVLRGEQGVHNDDQIFWRADGTSFAVEYWSYPQLSNGELVGGVVTFFDITERKRAEEELLRATEAAEAATRAKSEFLANMSHEIRTPMNAALGMLYLLRQTELTEQQKEYLDKAQSASGVLLRVINDILDFSKIEAGKMQVEQIPFRVEKVLSDLRDVVSAILRDKEVEFVVNKAGDIPELLVGDPLRLGQVLLNLTGNAIKFTEKGKVEVDVALLALEEGCATLRFSVTDTGIGMGAKQREGVFKPFTQADTSTTRRYGGTGLGLAICQELVQLMGGRIWVESEPGRGSTFSFVARFGRLEPGQAAPPELPAHDSPPEGLAGVRVLLVEDNTMNQEVARFILERGGVRVDVARDGAEALSMVHADGARYHAVLMDVHMPVMDGLEATRRMRLDPALERLPIIAMTASALPGERILCREAGMNDQVDKPINVPGLFATLSRWVGPLHGAAGAPPEPAGEGEDVPLPDHLPGLDLKRAKSVLQENRLLKKLLLTFLKENEGLVQRIAAAAGKGDLKAARQMIHTVKGSAGNVGAIWLGSAAASLEIALRGDDAMVVHETLERFAEKLAEVLGSIRVLRQGWTGRGGAEPGTAAGLSCEDPPRAVALAGILASLLESQNMNALPVWEEMRSLLAGDIVERLDLTLQGLDFADAGAVLQEIIQELENA
- a CDS encoding toxin HicA, with translation MASVVDIIERLRRAPEAVRFAELCRVCEHYFGEPRRRGGSHQVYKTPWTGDPRVNIQNSNGYAKAYQVKQVLKAIERLEVERGRTDR
- a CDS encoding type II toxin-antitoxin system HicB family antitoxin, with the protein product MAELTDKYTYRITWSEDDEEFVGLCAEFPSLSWLDKSPEAALKGIRELVGDIIVDMSGAGEAVPEPIAARNFSGRFVVRVPPEVHRQLAIQAAEAGVSLNRLASAKLSH